In Betaproteobacteria bacterium, the following proteins share a genomic window:
- a CDS encoding amidohydrolase family protein → MYIDMRLRPPLASWVGKANFAKGIYYPVRIGFDRPPSAEARSTQLLLREMDEANIQIGVIMGRQSIEPLGVIPNDEIAQCVEAHAGRFLGWGGIDLAQPMDACIDEVRRCVTQLGFKGISIEPSIARDPSYARADDPRLYPIYEECVRLDVPVNISLSAVLQSTVDRPYELGNPVQIYQVAKDFTKLDIHVAHAAWPYVAEMIGICFVCPNVWLSPDQYMIKMVPLAQEYVKAANHYFKDRTMFGTSYPSKPLKPMVDAYSDWDWAPGVLAKVLHENARRLMRID, encoded by the coding sequence ATGTACATCGACATGCGGCTGCGACCGCCGTTGGCGAGCTGGGTAGGCAAGGCGAATTTCGCCAAAGGCATCTACTACCCGGTGCGCATCGGCTTCGACCGCCCACCATCGGCGGAGGCGCGGTCCACGCAGCTGCTGCTGCGCGAGATGGACGAGGCGAACATCCAGATCGGCGTCATCATGGGACGGCAGTCGATCGAGCCCCTCGGCGTCATTCCCAACGATGAGATCGCGCAGTGCGTCGAAGCACATGCCGGACGCTTTCTCGGCTGGGGCGGGATCGACCTGGCTCAACCGATGGATGCCTGCATCGACGAGGTACGCCGCTGCGTCACGCAGCTCGGCTTCAAAGGCATATCTATCGAGCCCTCGATCGCGCGTGATCCGAGCTACGCGCGCGCAGACGATCCGCGCTTGTATCCAATCTACGAAGAATGCGTGCGGTTGGACGTTCCCGTCAACATCTCGCTCAGCGCCGTGCTGCAGTCCACGGTCGACCGGCCATACGAACTCGGCAATCCGGTCCAGATCTACCAGGTCGCGAAGGATTTCACGAAGCTCGATATCCATGTCGCGCACGCCGCATGGCCGTACGTCGCGGAGATGATAGGAATCTGCTTCGTCTGTCCCAACGTCTGGCTTTCGCCGGATCAGTACATGATCAAGATGGTGCCCTTGGCGCAGGAGTACGTGAAGGCCGCGAACCATTACTTCAAGGATCGCACCATGTTCGGCACCTCGTATCCGAGCAAGCCGCTCAAGCCCATGGTCGACGCCTATAGCGACTGGGATTGGGCGCCCGGCGTGCTGGCGAAGGTCTTGCACGAGAACGCCCGCCGGCTGATGCGCATCGATTGA
- a CDS encoding NADP-dependent isocitrate dehydrogenase, whose amino-acid sequence MYRHIKPPPMGERISMRADGSLDVPDRPIVPFIEGDGTGRDIVPVMREVVNAAVRRSYGGARAIEWMEVYAGEKAVALYGPEEALPAETIDAIRAHRVAIKGPLSAGVGGGSRSLSAALRMRLDCYAQVRPIRYFPGAPSPLKNPAGIDVVLFRETSEDIYTGIEWGAGTAQARRLVQVLTEDFGVKDIRFPDSASIGIKPISREGSTRLMRRALQYALRFGRGSVTMVHKGTVMKLTEGWFAKWGYQLAREEFGATETGDGSTLRIGTAHGEVLVKDTITDTFMQQSLLQPQDLDVIVTMSQNGDFISSALAAQVGGVGIAPGANMGDSVAFFEPNHGTAPRHAGKDMVNPSAVILSAQMMLAHLGWSEAADVVGAAVAKTIAAGIVTYDFARFIPGARAVSSSAFGCAVVEAMQNS is encoded by the coding sequence ATGTACAGGCACATCAAGCCACCGCCTATGGGCGAACGCATCTCGATGCGCGCGGACGGCAGCCTCGACGTGCCGGATCGGCCCATCGTTCCGTTCATCGAGGGCGACGGCACCGGCCGCGACATCGTGCCGGTCATGCGCGAGGTCGTGAACGCGGCCGTGCGCAGGAGTTACGGTGGCGCTCGCGCCATCGAATGGATGGAGGTCTACGCGGGCGAGAAGGCGGTGGCACTGTACGGACCGGAGGAAGCCCTGCCCGCCGAAACCATAGATGCGATCCGGGCCCACCGTGTCGCGATCAAGGGCCCTCTGAGCGCCGGCGTGGGCGGCGGAAGCCGTTCCCTCAGCGCTGCACTTCGCATGCGGCTCGACTGTTACGCCCAGGTGCGCCCGATCCGCTACTTTCCCGGCGCGCCCAGCCCCTTGAAGAATCCCGCAGGCATCGACGTGGTGCTGTTCCGCGAGACTTCGGAGGACATATACACTGGCATCGAATGGGGCGCCGGCACGGCGCAAGCGCGCCGTCTCGTACAGGTGCTGACCGAGGACTTCGGCGTGAAGGACATCCGCTTCCCGGACAGCGCTTCCATCGGCATCAAACCGATCTCCCGCGAAGGGAGCACGCGGCTCATGCGGCGCGCGCTGCAGTATGCGCTGCGCTTCGGTCGCGGGTCGGTGACCATGGTGCACAAGGGCACGGTCATGAAGCTGACCGAGGGCTGGTTCGCAAAATGGGGCTACCAGCTCGCGCGCGAAGAGTTCGGCGCGACCGAGACGGGAGACGGCTCGACGCTCAGGATCGGCACCGCCCACGGCGAAGTGCTGGTGAAGGACACCATCACCGACACCTTCATGCAGCAGAGCCTGCTGCAGCCCCAGGACCTCGACGTGATCGTCACCATGAGCCAGAACGGAGACTTCATCTCGAGCGCGCTCGCCGCGCAGGTCGGCGGCGTCGGCATCGCGCCGGGCGCGAACATGGGCGACTCGGTCGCGTTCTTCGAGCCCAACCACGGAACCGCGCCGCGCCATGCCGGCAAGGACATGGTCAATCCGAGCGCGGTGATCCTGTCCGCGCAAATGATGCTCGCGCACCTCGGCTGGTCCGAGGCGGCGGACGTGGTCGGCGCGGCAGTGGCGAAGACCATCGCGGCAGGCATCGTGACGTACGACTTCGCGCGTTTCATCCCGGGCGCTCGAGCCGTCTCGAGTTCCGCGTTCGGCTGCGCGGTGGTCGAGGCCATGCAGAACTCGTGA
- a CDS encoding Ldh family oxidoreductase produces the protein MEERGESDEDQARMSLRDPLPATSERCLPAQRLTEFARAIFVRAGVAEQDAATVAEVLVWANLRGVDSHGVIRIPSYLEYIASGRMNPRARISVLRQTAATASIDADRALGAVATVAAMRLAMDKARQAGIGWTVVRNVTHQGALGYYALMAAEAGMAGLVNTSGTPVMAPYGARAPGVHNSPVALCVPARRHPPLLLDMAHSVAAGGKIKLAADAGLAIPADWALDAAGEPTTDPERARILLPLGGPKGSGVAILFECLSSLMACNPILAREIPAMLGGAGREHTQNSIVAAIDIAAFTGLDDYRDDVDRLVDALRTLPPAAGHAEVCVPGERGHRTSEARARNGIPMPPGTVERLQAVADALGLPFPVE, from the coding sequence GTGGAAGAGCGTGGCGAAAGCGATGAAGATCAGGCCCGAATGAGCTTGCGCGACCCGCTGCCCGCGACAAGCGAGCGCTGTTTGCCTGCACAGCGACTGACCGAGTTCGCGCGAGCCATATTCGTCCGGGCAGGCGTTGCCGAGCAGGACGCCGCCACGGTCGCCGAGGTGCTCGTCTGGGCGAACCTGCGCGGCGTAGATTCGCATGGCGTCATACGCATCCCCTCCTATCTCGAATACATCGCGAGCGGACGGATGAACCCGCGGGCCAGGATCAGCGTGCTGCGGCAAACCGCCGCGACCGCCTCGATCGACGCCGACCGCGCGCTCGGCGCCGTGGCGACGGTCGCCGCGATGCGCCTGGCGATGGACAAGGCGCGGCAGGCAGGCATCGGGTGGACGGTGGTGCGCAACGTCACGCACCAGGGAGCGCTGGGCTATTACGCGCTGATGGCCGCGGAGGCGGGCATGGCGGGGCTCGTCAACACGAGCGGCACGCCGGTCATGGCGCCCTACGGAGCCCGGGCGCCGGGCGTGCACAACAGCCCGGTCGCCCTATGCGTGCCGGCGCGGCGGCATCCGCCGCTCCTGCTCGACATGGCGCACAGCGTCGCGGCCGGAGGCAAGATCAAGCTTGCCGCCGACGCCGGCCTGGCCATTCCGGCGGACTGGGCGCTGGACGCCGCGGGCGAGCCGACGACGGACCCCGAGCGGGCGCGCATCCTGCTGCCCTTGGGAGGCCCCAAGGGCTCGGGCGTCGCGATCCTGTTCGAGTGCCTGTCGAGTCTCATGGCCTGCAACCCCATACTCGCGCGCGAGATTCCCGCGATGCTCGGCGGGGCCGGGCGTGAGCATACCCAGAACAGCATCGTGGCCGCGATCGACATCGCCGCCTTCACGGGCCTGGACGACTATCGCGACGACGTCGACCGGCTCGTCGACGCCCTCAGGACGCTGCCCCCGGCGGCCGGGCATGCCGAGGTCTGCGTGCCTGGCGAACGCGGCCATAGAACCAGCGAAGCTCGGGCGCGCAACGGCATCCCCATGCCGCCGGGCACGGTGGAACGGCTGCAGGCCGTCGCCGACGCGCTCGGTCTGCCGTTTCCGGTCGAATGA
- a CDS encoding tripartite tricarboxylate transporter substrate binding protein has product MGESHQGREHPRRLSARHEEKRMRSTRLLATISNITLVLLSCAAAAQSYPSKPVKIVSPYPPGGGVDVIARMLAQVFTESLGQPFIVENRTGASGQIGTDAVAKAPPDGYTLLLATSGPNAILPAVDPKLPYDAVKDFAPVSLVVVSDYMLIVHPSLPAKSVAELIALARARPGELRFASTGYLGAPHLAIETLKHLAKIEVTHVPYRGGTPATTAVISGEASALFASGLTAMSQVNAGRARALAVSGPKHSAHYPDLPAVAEAVPGFDVTQWYGLIAPGGTPREIVDLLNAEVAKALKIPKVRQQILNQKSDPVHNSPEQYAALIRADIEKWKSVAKAMKIRPE; this is encoded by the coding sequence ATGGGCGAAAGTCATCAAGGACGCGAACATCCGCGCCGATTGAGCGCGCGACACGAGGAGAAGAGGATGCGGTCAACACGTTTGCTCGCGACGATTTCGAATATCACGCTGGTCTTGCTGAGCTGCGCGGCCGCGGCACAATCGTATCCGTCGAAGCCGGTGAAGATCGTCTCGCCCTATCCTCCCGGCGGGGGCGTGGACGTGATCGCGCGCATGCTTGCGCAGGTCTTCACCGAATCGCTGGGACAACCCTTCATCGTCGAGAACCGTACCGGCGCAAGCGGTCAGATCGGCACCGACGCCGTGGCCAAGGCGCCTCCCGACGGCTACACGCTCCTGCTCGCGACGAGCGGCCCAAACGCGATCCTGCCCGCGGTCGATCCGAAGCTGCCATACGACGCCGTCAAGGACTTCGCGCCTGTTAGTCTCGTCGTCGTATCCGATTACATGCTGATCGTTCATCCATCCCTGCCGGCAAAGTCGGTCGCGGAGCTCATCGCGCTCGCTCGCGCGCGGCCCGGCGAGCTGAGATTCGCGTCCACCGGCTATCTGGGCGCGCCGCATCTCGCGATCGAGACCCTGAAGCACCTGGCGAAGATCGAGGTGACTCACGTCCCGTATCGCGGCGGAACGCCGGCGACGACCGCGGTAATCAGCGGCGAGGCGTCGGCGCTGTTCGCGAGCGGGCTCACCGCGATGTCGCAGGTGAATGCGGGGAGGGCGCGCGCCCTCGCCGTTTCGGGACCGAAGCACTCGGCGCATTACCCCGATCTACCCGCGGTCGCCGAAGCGGTGCCCGGATTCGACGTCACTCAGTGGTACGGACTCATCGCGCCGGGCGGAACGCCCCGGGAGATCGTCGATCTGCTGAACGCCGAAGTGGCGAAGGCACTCAAGATCCCCAAGGTCCGCCAGCAGATCCTCAATCAGAAAAGCGACCCCGTTCATAATTCGCCGGAGCAGTACGCGGCGCTCATCCGCGCCGACATCGAGAAGTGGAAGAGCGTGGCGAAAGCGATGAAGATCAGGCCCGAATGA
- a CDS encoding tripartite tricarboxylate transporter substrate binding protein: MKPLTLPALGLALAAIGCASAAGYPTKPVRIIVPYAPGGGTDTAARIVAQKLTEKWQETFVVDNRPGAAGIVGTDIVAKAAPDGHTLLFAAGAHAINPALYTKLPYDAGKDFAPVAFVVTAPNILVVTPALPATSTKELIALAKAKPGQLNYGSGGAGQTPHLAAELFKSMAGIDMRHVPYKGGAPATADLLAGRISVMFGGMVLTLPHVKSGKLRALATTGARRAKAVPELPTISEAALPGYEADEWFGTWAPVGTPPAVSATLNGAIREILRTPAAQERFAGLGAEAIDMDTRAFGEFVRGQMAKWAKVIKDANIRAD; encoded by the coding sequence ATGAAGCCGCTTACATTGCCTGCGCTGGGACTCGCGCTCGCGGCCATAGGATGTGCGTCGGCCGCGGGTTATCCGACCAAGCCGGTCCGCATCATCGTGCCGTATGCCCCGGGCGGGGGAACCGATACCGCAGCCCGCATCGTCGCGCAAAAGCTGACCGAAAAATGGCAGGAGACCTTCGTGGTCGACAACCGCCCCGGCGCGGCTGGCATCGTCGGGACGGATATCGTGGCGAAAGCGGCACCCGATGGCCATACGCTGCTGTTTGCGGCCGGCGCGCATGCGATCAACCCAGCACTGTACACCAAGCTGCCTTACGACGCGGGCAAGGATTTCGCCCCGGTGGCGTTCGTGGTAACGGCCCCCAACATTCTGGTCGTGACGCCTGCGCTACCGGCGACGAGTACGAAGGAGCTGATCGCGCTCGCGAAGGCGAAGCCGGGGCAACTCAACTACGGCTCCGGCGGGGCGGGACAGACGCCGCATCTCGCCGCGGAGCTCTTCAAGAGCATGGCCGGGATCGACATGAGGCACGTCCCCTACAAGGGCGGCGCTCCCGCGACCGCCGATCTTCTAGCAGGGCGGATTTCGGTCATGTTCGGCGGCATGGTGCTCACGCTGCCACACGTGAAGAGCGGCAAGCTGCGGGCGCTCGCAACCACCGGCGCCAGGCGCGCCAAGGCAGTTCCGGAGCTGCCCACGATCTCCGAAGCTGCGCTTCCCGGGTATGAGGCAGACGAGTGGTTCGGCACTTGGGCGCCGGTCGGTACACCCCCGGCGGTCAGCGCCACGTTGAACGGAGCGATCCGCGAGATCCTGCGCACGCCGGCGGCCCAGGAGCGCTTCGCGGGCCTGGGCGCCGAGGCCATCGATATGGATACGCGCGCGTTCGGCGAATTCGTGCGCGGGCAGATGGCCAAATGGGCGAAAGTCATCAAGGACGCGAACATCCGCGCCGATTGA
- a CDS encoding amidohydrolase family protein, whose protein sequence is MRNNNLVVDLRARPPTPEFLTYFIPKHVEYVGFRLGMKKLPRSYTEASIDQWFREADAGGVDKLVVLGRQSPSVGDTPVSSISNDYIAGLLKQYPDRLVGIAGIDVGGEFGDPISETRRAVRELDMRAIHLQPTRSALATHADDVRLYPLYELCVELDVPVVYMTSPYSGPSIEDTHPKFIQKVALDFPKLNIICGHGCWPYVQEVIGVAFKHSNVYVAPDAYIFMPGGSAYVEAAAGFMADQMIYGSAYPVGDLDDCVNRYLEFPWKPETFRKVLGANAARLLKLSV, encoded by the coding sequence ATGCGCAACAACAATCTCGTCGTGGACCTGCGTGCCCGCCCGCCCACACCCGAGTTCCTCACTTACTTCATCCCGAAGCACGTCGAATACGTCGGCTTTCGGCTGGGGATGAAGAAGCTGCCCAGGTCGTATACCGAGGCTTCGATCGACCAATGGTTCAGGGAGGCCGACGCGGGCGGAGTGGACAAGCTCGTCGTGCTCGGCCGCCAGTCTCCGTCCGTCGGCGACACGCCGGTGAGCAGCATCTCCAACGACTACATCGCCGGGCTCCTGAAGCAGTATCCCGACCGGTTGGTGGGCATCGCCGGCATAGATGTCGGCGGCGAGTTCGGCGATCCGATCTCGGAGACGCGCAGGGCGGTCAGGGAACTCGACATGCGCGCGATTCACCTGCAGCCCACGCGCAGCGCCCTTGCGACGCACGCGGACGACGTTCGGCTCTACCCCCTGTACGAGCTTTGCGTCGAGCTCGACGTGCCCGTCGTCTACATGACGAGCCCGTATTCCGGGCCGAGCATTGAGGACACACATCCCAAGTTCATCCAGAAAGTCGCGCTGGACTTTCCGAAGCTCAACATCATCTGCGGACACGGCTGCTGGCCCTACGTGCAGGAGGTCATCGGCGTCGCCTTCAAGCATTCCAACGTGTACGTCGCGCCCGATGCCTACATCTTCATGCCGGGCGGTTCCGCCTATGTCGAGGCAGCCGCCGGATTCATGGCCGATCAGATGATCTACGGCTCGGCGTACCCCGTGGGCGACCTGGATGACTGCGTGAACAGGTATCTCGAATTTCCCTGGAAGCCGGAGACGTTCCGCAAGGTGCTGGGCGCGAACGCGGCGAGGCTTCTGAAGCTGAGCGTCTGA
- a CDS encoding alpha/beta fold hydrolase, whose amino-acid sequence MWLCWLAMREARIAEERMPVIEREGQRLFFEKIDVTAPWVAEPETILFHHGIGTTSGLWADWLPVLASAYRLVRLDMRGFGQSPAHAASWSWQALAADVLAVADAAGLSRFHFVGESIGGTLGLYMAIHHGERLLSLTVSNGAHRGTAVKNVDPWREMIERDGQAAWSRQLMQWRFHPDALTEVQYDWFHGVQSTCSVDATLGLAQLLLDADLTGEVSKVRVPTLLLCPDDSPFIPVAISVDLYQRLPDAELQVFAHTRHGLPYSHGSRCAAVLKRFLARRFASGASVNRPRA is encoded by the coding sequence ATGTGGCTATGCTGGCTGGCGATGCGAGAAGCGCGCATCGCGGAGGAGCGCATGCCTGTCATCGAGCGCGAAGGTCAGCGCCTGTTCTTCGAGAAGATCGACGTCACCGCGCCCTGGGTCGCCGAGCCCGAGACCATCCTGTTCCACCACGGCATCGGCACCACCTCGGGCCTATGGGCGGACTGGTTGCCCGTTCTCGCGTCCGCGTATCGCCTGGTCCGCCTCGACATGCGGGGCTTCGGGCAATCGCCGGCGCACGCCGCAAGCTGGTCCTGGCAGGCGCTTGCGGCCGACGTCCTCGCGGTAGCCGACGCGGCCGGGCTGTCGCGCTTCCACTTCGTCGGGGAGTCGATCGGAGGAACGCTCGGACTCTACATGGCGATCCATCACGGGGAGCGGCTGCTGAGCCTCACGGTGAGCAACGGCGCGCATCGCGGCACGGCGGTGAAGAACGTCGATCCGTGGCGCGAGATGATCGAGCGGGACGGACAGGCGGCGTGGTCGCGCCAGCTCATGCAGTGGCGCTTCCACCCGGACGCACTGACCGAGGTGCAGTACGATTGGTTTCACGGCGTCCAGTCCACCTGCTCGGTCGACGCGACGCTCGGCCTCGCCCAGCTGCTGCTCGATGCCGATCTGACCGGCGAGGTCTCGAAGGTCCGCGTCCCGACCTTGCTTCTTTGCCCCGACGACAGCCCGTTCATCCCGGTGGCCATCAGCGTCGATCTCTACCAGCGGCTGCCCGACGCCGAGCTCCAGGTGTTCGCGCATACCCGTCATGGTCTGCCGTACTCTCACGGATCCCGGTGCGCGGCCGTCCTGAAACGCTTTCTGGCGCGCCGCTTCGCTTCCGGTGCATCCGTCAACCGACCACGAGCCTAA